The following are from one region of the candidate division WOR-3 bacterium genome:
- a CDS encoding Hsp20/alpha crystallin family protein, with product MKDERLQVIIKFFDDVSALMDLAYIRADLPSYFFETVYEPPTDVFELEDKIYVVMELPGVNPQDLQIAVGPTMVVVRGTKLQPALMKQALSFYNLEISYGYFRRQLYLPTRIVVKATSVSFDNGVLKIELLKEKQDVKIIRFND from the coding sequence ATGAAGGATGAACGACTTCAGGTTATTATAAAATTTTTCGACGATGTTTCCGCGTTAATGGACCTAGCCTATATTCGAGCTGATTTGCCATCATATTTTTTTGAAACTGTATACGAACCACCAACCGACGTTTTTGAATTGGAAGATAAAATCTATGTCGTAATGGAGTTACCCGGTGTTAATCCACAAGATTTACAAATTGCGGTTGGCCCAACTATGGTGGTCGTCCGCGGTACTAAATTACAACCAGCTCTCATGAAACAAGCCCTGAGTTTTTATAATTTAGAAATTTCCTATGGATATTTTCGACGACAGTTATATCTCCCAACCCGTATCGTGGTTAAAGCAACTAGTGTCAGCTTCGATAACGGCGTGCTCAAAATAGAATTATTAAAAGAAAAACAAGATGTTAAAATAATTAGATTCAATGACTGA
- the lon gene encoding endopeptidase La, with translation MTELIDNRSSDNQSLNIPSELPVLAIRGGVIFPGIIMPLVVTTARAAKLVDDALASNKLVCAVLQKNEEVEEAGPEELYKVGTISLILKMLKFPDGTMRILLQGLKRGTVNFYTQVQPYLKANITPVIEEEKKDITTEAMKRNIISMFQKLVELSQYLPDELATVAMNIESVSRLSDFIAFHINLPVQEKQRLLEILDPQERLNQLAPLLNKEISILELSEKIRERVRGELDKNQRDYVLREQLKAIQKELGETDDFMAEINSLREKIEKAQMPEEVKQVAQKELNRLSRMTPQAAEYSVVRTYLDWLISLPWAVSTEDNLDIKRAKKILDEDHYNLEKVKERILEYLSVKKLRKDSKGPILCFVGPPGVGKTSLGRSIARALGRKFVRFSLGGIRDEAEIRGHRRTYVGALPGRIIQGIRNAGTNNPIFMLDEIDKIGTDFRGDPSSALLEVLDPEQNYAFSDHYLEVPFDLSKVMFITTANMTDTIIPALRDRLEIIEIPGYIDEEKLFIAKQFLIPRQLKEAGLTKKDVRFTNAAIMKIINEYTREAGVRNLEREIGAVIRKIARAYAEGKKKSVLVTEKNLAKYLGPPKFFSEVAQRQGMVGVSTGLAVTPYGGEILFIEATRMKGQKGLLLTGSLGEVMKESAQAALSFIRSKAKEFGIDEDFFTTSDIHIHVPAGATPKDGPSAGVAISAALLSLLKNHPIDPRIAMTGEITLTGRVLPVGGIKEKIIAANRAGIKTVILPYENRKDLIEIPEKVKKNLVFKFVKSIKDVYSIIFNHSTSNKNSKN, from the coding sequence ATGACTGAATTAATTGATAATCGTTCATCTGATAATCAATCGTTAAACATTCCTTCAGAACTACCGGTTTTGGCGATCCGGGGTGGTGTAATTTTTCCAGGGATTATTATGCCGTTAGTGGTGACCACAGCCCGGGCGGCCAAGTTGGTCGACGACGCCTTAGCCAGTAATAAACTGGTGTGTGCAGTGCTTCAAAAAAATGAGGAGGTTGAAGAAGCCGGTCCGGAGGAACTTTATAAAGTCGGGACAATTTCTCTAATCCTAAAAATGCTAAAATTTCCTGATGGCACAATGCGTATCCTTCTCCAGGGATTAAAACGCGGTACAGTCAATTTCTATACTCAAGTTCAACCATACCTTAAGGCAAATATTACTCCGGTTATTGAAGAAGAAAAAAAGGACATCACGACTGAAGCCATGAAACGAAATATTATCAGTATGTTTCAAAAGTTGGTTGAGCTTTCGCAATATCTACCGGACGAACTAGCCACGGTCGCGATGAATATCGAATCGGTATCTCGACTCAGTGATTTTATCGCTTTTCATATTAACCTGCCAGTTCAGGAAAAACAGCGACTTTTAGAGATTCTTGATCCCCAAGAACGGCTTAACCAATTAGCGCCGCTCTTAAATAAAGAAATTAGTATTTTGGAATTAAGTGAAAAAATTCGCGAACGGGTTCGTGGTGAGCTGGATAAAAATCAGCGCGATTATGTTTTGCGAGAACAGTTAAAAGCGATTCAGAAAGAATTGGGCGAAACTGATGACTTCATGGCTGAGATTAACTCCTTACGGGAAAAAATCGAAAAAGCTCAGATGCCCGAGGAGGTAAAACAAGTTGCCCAAAAAGAGCTAAATCGCCTTTCGCGTATGACACCACAAGCGGCGGAATATAGCGTAGTCCGAACTTATCTCGATTGGCTAATTAGTCTTCCTTGGGCAGTTTCCACTGAGGATAATTTAGATATTAAGCGAGCCAAAAAGATTCTTGATGAAGACCACTACAATTTAGAAAAGGTCAAAGAAAGAATATTAGAATACCTTTCGGTTAAAAAATTACGTAAGGATTCCAAAGGACCGATTTTATGTTTCGTCGGTCCGCCCGGCGTGGGAAAAACCTCTTTAGGCCGTTCGATTGCCCGCGCCCTGGGTCGCAAATTTGTAAGATTTTCCTTGGGAGGAATTAGAGATGAAGCTGAAATTCGAGGACATCGGCGAACTTATGTTGGAGCGTTACCAGGCCGAATCATTCAAGGTATCCGAAATGCAGGAACAAATAATCCGATTTTTATGCTTGATGAGATTGATAAAATCGGTACCGATTTTCGTGGCGATCCTTCATCTGCTCTATTAGAAGTGTTAGATCCAGAGCAAAATTATGCATTTTCTGATCATTATTTAGAAGTCCCATTTGATTTATCAAAAGTAATGTTTATCACCACGGCCAATATGACTGATACAATTATTCCCGCCCTACGGGACCGATTAGAGATAATTGAAATTCCCGGTTATATCGATGAAGAAAAGCTTTTTATTGCTAAGCAATTTTTGATTCCCCGGCAACTAAAAGAGGCTGGTTTAACCAAAAAAGATGTTCGGTTTACCAACGCGGCCATTATGAAAATCATTAACGAATATACTCGAGAAGCTGGAGTTCGTAATTTAGAAAGAGAAATTGGCGCGGTAATCCGAAAGATTGCTCGAGCCTATGCTGAAGGCAAAAAGAAAAGTGTACTAGTAACTGAGAAGAATCTAGCGAAATATTTAGGTCCACCAAAATTTTTCTCTGAAGTTGCCCAACGGCAAGGTATGGTTGGAGTTTCCACTGGACTTGCTGTGACCCCATATGGAGGGGAGATACTATTTATTGAGGCAACCCGAATGAAAGGGCAGAAAGGACTTTTGCTTACTGGTTCATTGGGGGAGGTCATGAAGGAATCTGCTCAGGCGGCGTTATCGTTTATTCGAAGCAAAGCCAAAGAATTTGGGATTGATGAAGACTTTTTTACGACATCGGATATTCACATCCATGTTCCAGCTGGCGCAACTCCTAAAGATGGGCCATCGGCAGGCGTAGCAATATCGGCCGCGCTATTATCACTGCTTAAAAATCACCCGATCGATCCCCGAATTGCTATGACCGGCGAGATTACGCTAACAGGTCGGGTGCTTCCAGTCGGTGGCATAAAAGAAAAGATCATTGCCGCTAATCGAGCCGGTATAAAGACCGTTATTTTACCTTATGAAAACAGAAAAGATTTAATTGAAATACCTGAAAAAGTTAAAAAGAATTTAGTATTTAAATTTGTGAAATCAATAAAAGATGTTTATTCAATAATTTTTAATCACAGCACCAGCAATAAAAATTCTAAAAATTAA
- the rny gene encoding ribonuclease Y, with protein MFLDTWQYFIILLIAVGLLEVILGFIFIRLTLHRASRKTQRMIDEAQAQVKELQAQAEVKIATEIAREKQRLQNEFQERRLELEKLEKRLRERENTLNIKDANLSHKETELLKQQRELLSKEKVLKAKMERLDQLIAQQNERLERIANLSIAEAKKELFQNIEAQTRLEAAQMIHEIRERAKQEAEREAKNIILQAIQRCAIPQVAETTVSVVNIPSEDIKGRIIGREGRNIRTFETLTGVEVIIDDTPNAIVLSAFDPIRREIARLAMEKLIADGRIHQTRIEEIVAKAKEEIEHVIKETGEGAMLEFGLSGLHPELIKLIGRLKFRTSYGQNVLQHSKEVALLASNMAQELNLDPVIAKRCGLLHDIGKAADTHYEGPHAQIGAELAQAYGEDEVVVNAIAAHHEETPPISPYAFLTASADAISGARAGARSDSYETYVNRLKDLENIAYSFDGVEKAYAIQAGREIRVMVQPEKISDLEAEELARKISRQIQQELRYPGQIKVVVIREVRAIDYAR; from the coding sequence ATGTTTTTAGACACTTGGCAATATTTTATAATTTTATTAATAGCAGTTGGCCTGCTTGAAGTTATCTTAGGGTTTATTTTTATTCGCTTGACCCTTCATCGGGCTTCACGTAAAACCCAGCGAATGATTGATGAAGCTCAAGCGCAAGTGAAAGAACTGCAAGCCCAAGCTGAAGTTAAAATTGCCACTGAGATTGCTCGAGAAAAACAACGACTACAAAATGAATTCCAGGAGCGCCGACTAGAATTAGAAAAACTTGAAAAACGTCTCAGAGAACGGGAAAATACCCTTAATATCAAAGACGCCAATCTTTCTCATAAAGAAACCGAGCTCTTAAAACAACAACGAGAACTATTATCGAAAGAAAAAGTCCTCAAAGCCAAAATGGAACGACTTGACCAGCTGATCGCTCAGCAAAACGAGCGGTTAGAACGGATTGCTAATTTAAGCATTGCCGAGGCTAAAAAAGAATTATTTCAAAACATTGAGGCCCAAACTCGACTTGAAGCTGCTCAGATGATACATGAGATTCGGGAACGTGCTAAACAAGAGGCCGAGCGGGAGGCAAAAAATATTATCTTACAAGCAATTCAACGGTGCGCAATACCGCAAGTTGCTGAAACTACTGTTTCGGTTGTTAATATTCCCTCCGAAGACATCAAAGGACGAATTATTGGTCGTGAAGGACGCAATATCCGAACCTTTGAAACCTTGACTGGTGTTGAGGTGATTATCGACGATACCCCTAATGCGATTGTGCTTTCAGCATTTGACCCGATTCGCCGTGAGATTGCTCGGTTAGCTATGGAAAAATTAATTGCCGATGGGCGAATCCATCAAACGCGAATTGAAGAAATTGTAGCCAAAGCAAAAGAAGAGATTGAACATGTGATTAAAGAAACCGGCGAAGGAGCAATGTTAGAGTTCGGTTTAAGCGGCTTGCATCCCGAGTTAATTAAATTAATTGGTCGTCTGAAGTTCCGAACTAGTTATGGCCAAAATGTCTTACAGCATTCCAAAGAAGTTGCCTTACTAGCTAGTAATATGGCTCAAGAGTTAAATCTTGATCCCGTAATTGCTAAGCGGTGTGGCTTATTGCACGATATTGGCAAAGCGGCTGATACTCATTACGAAGGCCCCCATGCCCAAATTGGTGCCGAACTTGCTCAAGCCTACGGTGAAGACGAGGTGGTGGTTAATGCTATTGCCGCCCATCATGAAGAAACGCCGCCAATATCACCTTACGCATTTTTAACCGCCTCGGCCGATGCCATCTCTGGGGCCCGGGCTGGTGCTCGAAGCGATAGTTATGAAACCTACGTGAACCGGCTTAAAGACTTAGAAAATATTGCCTATTCATTTGATGGCGTGGAAAAAGCGTATGCGATCCAGGCCGGCCGAGAAATTCGAGTTATGGTCCAGCCGGAAAAAATCTCCGATCTCGAAGCTGAAGAACTGGCCCGAAAAATCAGCCGGCAAATTCAACAAGAACTTCGTTACCCGGGACAAATAAAAGTTGTAGTAATCAGAGAGGTGCGGGCGATTGATTATGCTCGATAA
- a CDS encoding TIGR00282 family metallophosphoesterase, producing the protein MLDKRILFLGDICSAIGRTAVIENLPKIKHEEKIDFTIAEAENAANGYGLTPKLAEELFSAGVDCITLGDHFLDRKEIITLLESDPRVLRPANFHKEVPGRGSAVYQNNSLTVGVISLLGRIFLRPINCPFICADEEVSLLRAQTPIIIVDFHAEATAEKQALGWYLDGKVTAVLGTHTHVQTADERILPNGTGYITDVGMCGAMDSVLGMRVDLSVKKIIYNIPLHLEAAKDNVHLNGVILTIDPITAKTKAIRRFDYKVPSPVIVPNNISTCHEPSDNQNKSNNRESKL; encoded by the coding sequence ATGCTCGATAAGCGGATTCTTTTTTTAGGTGATATCTGTTCGGCAATTGGTCGGACGGCTGTAATCGAGAATTTACCGAAGATTAAACACGAAGAAAAAATTGATTTTACGATTGCCGAAGCCGAGAATGCGGCTAACGGGTATGGGCTTACGCCGAAACTTGCTGAAGAGCTTTTTTCAGCCGGTGTTGACTGTATCACCTTAGGCGATCACTTTCTCGATCGCAAAGAAATTATCACTCTTTTGGAATCCGACCCTAGAGTTTTACGACCGGCTAATTTTCATAAAGAAGTTCCTGGACGAGGTTCGGCGGTTTATCAGAATAATTCGTTAACGGTTGGGGTAATTAGTCTTCTGGGGAGGATTTTTTTGCGGCCAATAAATTGTCCCTTCATTTGTGCCGATGAAGAGGTAAGCTTACTTCGAGCTCAGACACCGATTATTATTGTCGATTTTCACGCCGAGGCTACTGCGGAAAAGCAGGCGCTCGGTTGGTATTTAGATGGCAAGGTCACTGCAGTATTAGGAACCCACACCCACGTCCAAACGGCTGACGAACGGATTTTGCCCAATGGGACTGGCTATATTACCGATGTCGGAATGTGCGGAGCAATGGATTCGGTATTAGGCATGCGCGTTGATCTTTCGGTTAAAAAGATTATTTATAATATTCCATTACATTTGGAAGCGGCCAAAGATAATGTTCATCTTAATGGTGTAATCCTGACGATCGACCCAATAACTGCGAAAACTAAAGCAATTAGGCGGTTTGATTATAAAGTGCCATCTCCAGTAATTGTGCCTAATAATATTTCGACTTGCCATGAACCATCCGATAACCAAAATAAGTCTAATAATAGAGAAAGTAAACTATGA
- a CDS encoding sulfide-dependent adenosine diphosphate thiazole synthase, with amino-acid sequence MKKVPELDERIISKAIIESFYKDLIDNLNVDVVIVGAGPAGLICSYYLAKAHLKTVVFERTLRPGGGIAGGGMMFNKIVVQKSALELLEELEIRYKKYDENYYVVEALEALGMLLAKAIKVGSKIYNLISVEDVTIREDKITGVVINWSAVEMANLHVDPLVIQSQFVVDATGHAAEVVRIVEKKIGPKLFTETGSCIGEKPMWAERAEELLLKNTKEAYYNLYVAGMAANAVFGAPRMGPIFGGMFLSGKKAAQLIINRTKDS; translated from the coding sequence ATGAAAAAAGTTCCGGAACTAGATGAACGAATTATAAGTAAAGCAATAATTGAGAGCTTTTACAAAGATTTAATAGATAATCTAAATGTTGATGTTGTAATAGTAGGTGCCGGCCCAGCTGGGCTAATTTGTAGTTATTATTTGGCAAAAGCACACCTTAAAACTGTAGTTTTTGAACGAACCTTACGACCCGGTGGTGGAATCGCTGGCGGTGGCATGATGTTTAATAAAATTGTTGTCCAAAAAAGTGCATTAGAACTGTTAGAAGAGTTAGAAATCAGATACAAAAAATACGATGAGAACTACTACGTAGTAGAAGCCCTTGAGGCGCTAGGAATGTTACTGGCGAAGGCAATAAAGGTCGGCAGTAAAATTTATAATCTGATTTCTGTTGAGGATGTAACAATCCGCGAGGATAAAATCACCGGTGTGGTCATTAACTGGTCAGCCGTAGAGATGGCTAATTTACATGTTGATCCTTTAGTAATCCAAAGTCAATTCGTAGTTGATGCTACTGGTCATGCGGCGGAAGTGGTCCGAATTGTTGAGAAAAAAATAGGGCCAAAACTTTTTACTGAGACCGGCAGCTGCATTGGAGAAAAACCAATGTGGGCTGAACGTGCTGAGGAACTGTTACTTAAAAACACCAAAGAAGCCTATTACAATTTGTATGTGGCTGGTATGGCAGCCAATGCGGTGTTCGGAGCGCCCCGCATGGGACCAATCTTCGGTGGAATGTTCCTGTCCGGTAAAAAAGCCGCACAGTTAATTATCAATCGGACAAAGGACAGCTAA
- a CDS encoding oxidoreductase, translated as MERHKLKLGFYWAASCGGCEIAVLDINEKILELLDFAEIKFWPVALDTKYSDVEAYADNFLDVCFFNGSIRNSEQEHLAHLLRRKSKVLIAFGSCATHGCIPGLANLFKREDILETVYLTTVSTHNPQRRLPKTQITTPEGTLILPEFYKSVKPLNQVVEVDYYLPGCPPPVPLIINALEAIRSNSLPHRGAILAPNTSLCENCTRNTNQHKVMPEIRRVYEIQADPKICFLEQGVICMGPVTRTGCETRCINGNWPCTGCMGPTDEIIDQGAKMISVIGSILKIPEEMQLRDEDLERIIEKIKDPVGTFYMYSLASALINKKIM; from the coding sequence ATGGAAAGGCACAAACTAAAATTAGGGTTTTATTGGGCCGCATCATGCGGTGGTTGTGAAATTGCAGTTTTAGATATTAACGAAAAAATTCTTGAATTACTTGATTTTGCAGAAATTAAATTTTGGCCAGTTGCTTTAGATACTAAATATAGCGATGTTGAAGCTTACGCTGATAATTTTCTTGATGTCTGTTTTTTTAATGGGTCAATACGAAATTCCGAACAAGAACACTTGGCACACTTATTGCGGAGAAAATCTAAAGTATTAATTGCCTTTGGTTCATGCGCAACTCATGGTTGCATACCGGGATTAGCAAATCTCTTTAAGCGCGAAGACATTTTGGAAACTGTTTATTTAACTACGGTATCGACCCATAATCCTCAACGGAGATTACCCAAAACGCAAATTACAACACCTGAGGGAACCTTAATCCTTCCAGAATTTTACAAATCGGTAAAACCATTAAATCAGGTTGTTGAGGTGGATTATTATTTGCCCGGCTGTCCGCCGCCCGTGCCATTAATTATCAATGCTTTGGAAGCAATCCGAAGCAATAGTCTACCTCACCGAGGAGCAATCCTAGCGCCAAATACAAGTTTATGCGAGAATTGTACCAGAAACACTAACCAGCATAAGGTTATGCCTGAAATACGACGAGTATATGAAATTCAAGCCGATCCCAAGATATGTTTCCTGGAACAAGGGGTTATCTGTATGGGCCCAGTAACCCGAACCGGTTGTGAGACACGTTGTATTAACGGAAACTGGCCGTGTACTGGGTGTATGGGACCAACCGACGAGATTATTGATCAAGGAGCAAAAATGATCAGCGTGATTGGTTCAATTTTAAAAATTCCTGAAGAAATGCAGTTGCGTGACGAGGATTTAGAACGAATTATTGAAAAGATAAAAGATCCCGTAGGAACGTTTTATATGTATAGTTTAGCAAGTGCGCTTATAAACAAAAAAATCATGTAG